In Hemiscyllium ocellatum isolate sHemOce1 chromosome 2, sHemOce1.pat.X.cur, whole genome shotgun sequence, the genomic stretch aaaagaccttgtctgtttatcctatccttgtccgtcatgattttacaaacctctgtaaaggtcacccctcagcctccgacactccagggaagacagccccagcctagtcagcctctccttatagctcaaatcctccaactttggcaatatccttataaatcttttctgaaccctttcaagtcttaCATCCTTCTGATCAGGAGACCagaaactgcatacaatattccaaaagtggccttgccaatgtcctgtacagccacaacatgacctcccaactcctgtactcaatactctgaccaataaaggaaaacataccaaacgccttcttcactatcctatctacctgtgactctactttcaaggaactatgaacctacaccccaaggtctctttgttcagcaacactccacaggcctttaccattaagtgcagaAGTCCTACTAGCTAAAGATGGTTTAAAGAAAACTACTGAGCCTTTTGCACAGACATGCTAGGCTCTGCCATCAAGCCTTGGTAATTACACGAACGTTAATGACTTGATGTGACAGGCTTCAGAGCTACGGTCAGATCCATTTATTACATGGTCATTATCGTTGTTTACAGTGTCACATTTCCGTCTAGCATGCTGGTGCTCACTCCTATGATACTACTTCACTCCAGTGgtgtggaagaacacagcaagccaggcagcatcaggagatgtaGATGACAACGTTTCggggagtcctgaagaagggttatacggAAAACGTTGACCtcgccacctcctgatgctgcctggcatgctgtgttcttccagccccttGCTTGTAAGACCTGGGATTTCGGCGTCTGCAGTTTTTGTGTCTCTCACTACAGCGGTCTCGCATTTTGTTTTTCAGGATTcattccctccctcctgcacactTCAATGAACAAATCTGTGCCCCTTTGCTTGATGGTATTGTGAGCATGAAGAACATTCAGGGTCATGCGGTCAGAGAAGTATCCCTCCGTTTATAGTTCACAAGTAACTCATGGACGCACAGTGAGGAAACTATGTCTGGCTATGTTTCTTGAAAAGCTTTTGGCAAAGTATTTGCAATTCCCTTAcaaaaaaaaggggggggggggagttgaacATACGTTTTCTTTTTTAGTAACAACTCTCTGGTTGGATGCAGAGGTATCTAAAGGCCCATGGTAGCGGTGGGGTGGACAGTGCAATGCTTGGaaggtctctctcacacactcacactctctgtgtaaggGAATGTTTGAGTGGAGCAGCTCACAGCCGCCCCTGTGATTGCTGCCTTTACCTGGGCAGCCCCGCTCAGGCGGGAGGCGCGAGCGGGCCACTCTCCTGCACCGCTGCTCGCGCTCCCGCGGTCGCCGTCCCCGGCCCCGGCCTCGCGCCGCGCTCCGACCGTGCTGCCGCCATCCGCGTGCCCGGGCCGCGCGCTCCCGGGCCTCTTGCACTCCGGCTCCTGCAGCGGCTCCTCCCGCAGCTTCCTCTTGGCGCTTGCCTGTGCACTCGGCGCCGGCGGCCTGACGCTCCGCTTGCGGTCCAGCGGCAGGGAGACGAAACGCTTGCCGGGCCGGCAACACAGGGTCTCCTCCGCTTTCCTCTTCGACATCAGCCGTTCCGAGTCTCTGGTGCCGTCCTGCTGCAGGCGTCTAGTTCAATCCCCGCCTCCTGCTGCAGAAGAGCAGGCTCCGCCAGACCCCGCACAACAAATT encodes the following:
- the LOC132828114 gene encoding uncharacterized protein C9orf40 homolog, with product MSKRKAEETLCCRPGKRFVSLPLDRKRSVRPPAPSAQASAKRKLREEPLQEPECKRPGSARPGHADGGSTVGARREAGAGDGDRGSASSGAGEWPARASRLSGAAQNAPGDEVSCQYNSFQFWRVQLPPVDLTEIEDFRQPKIIEEMNCEDPDESAEIEMELHI